A genome region from Coprococcus phoceensis includes the following:
- the rsmH gene encoding 16S rRNA (cytosine(1402)-N(4))-methyltransferase RsmH, producing the protein MVFEHKSVLLEETVNGLNIKPDGIYVDGTLGGGGHAYEVCKHLNNKGRFIGIDQDEAAIEAAGSRLIDFGERVTIVRSNYCDMKSKLQELGIDKVDGIVLDLGVSSYQLDTAERGFSYRVDAPLDMRMDRRQKMTAKDIVNEYSEMDLFRIIRDYGEDKFAKNIAKHIVLEREKGPIETTGQLIEIIKRAIPMKFQKTAGHPAKRTFQAIRIELNRELEVLRESLDDMIELLNKDGRICIITFHSLEDRIVKGIFRKNENPCTCPPHFPVCVCGNESKGRVITRKPILPSAEELEENSRSKSAKLRIFERT; encoded by the coding sequence ATGGTATTTGAGCATAAATCAGTATTGTTAGAAGAGACAGTAAATGGTCTGAACATCAAGCCAGATGGCATTTACGTAGATGGAACGCTTGGTGGCGGCGGACACGCTTATGAAGTGTGTAAGCATTTAAACAACAAGGGGAGATTTATAGGAATAGATCAGGACGAAGCTGCGATAGAGGCAGCGGGCAGCCGACTAATCGACTTCGGGGAGAGAGTTACGATAGTCAGAAGCAACTATTGTGATATGAAGTCGAAGCTTCAAGAATTAGGCATTGACAAGGTAGATGGGATTGTGCTTGATTTGGGCGTATCCTCCTATCAACTGGATACGGCAGAACGGGGATTTTCCTATCGGGTAGATGCTCCTTTGGACATGAGAATGGATAGGCGTCAGAAGATGACGGCCAAAGACATCGTCAATGAATATAGTGAGATGGATCTTTTTCGGATTATTCGTGATTATGGGGAAGATAAATTTGCGAAAAATATTGCAAAGCATATTGTGCTGGAGAGAGAAAAAGGTCCTATCGAAACTACTGGACAATTGATAGAGATCATCAAACGTGCCATACCGATGAAATTTCAAAAAACAGCAGGACATCCTGCAAAGAGAACCTTTCAGGCAATTCGTATTGAATTGAACAGGGAGCTGGAAGTGCTGAGAGAAAGTCTGGATGACATGATTGAGTTATTGAATAAAGATGGAAGGATATGTATCATTACCTTCCATTCATTAGAAGACAGGATTGTAAAAGGGATTTTCAGGAAGAATGAGAACCCATGTACCTGTCCGCCTCATTTTCCGGTATGTGTATGCGGGAATGAGTCGAAGGGGAGAGTTATTACAAGAAAACCAATTTTGCCAAGTGCAGAAGAGTTAGAGGAGAACAGCCGATCAAAAAGCGCAAAGCTGCGTATCTTTGAGCGCACATAG
- a CDS encoding peptidoglycan D,D-transpeptidase FtsI family protein, which translates to MMSKKKRGVRYTRQKFPKKMQKKLVMLFGAIILAFVFLIGRITYINAANGEKYTKIVLEQQQYDSRVIPFKRGDILDRNGTKIATSERVYNVILDAKVMLASEDEKKKNKTISQTKKALEECFGITEEAVDKVIEENPDGRYNIMLKGATYAQAQAFEAMEENEDDKEEYAYISGVWLEEDYVRTYPYNTLASDVIGFTVSGNVGNGGLEASYNSILNGTDGREYGYLDSDSSLERTVKSAINGNTIVSTIDVTLQSIVEKHIKAFNDEHKGGEDENAQGSLNTAVIIANPNTGEILAEASYPNYDLNNPRDLSAYYTQEELDAMTDEEKLDAMNSLWKNFCVSDAFEPGSTMKPFTVAAGLETGKLTGNETYNCTGSLMIPGYPSPVKCHKLSGHGIQTIEDAIANSCNVALMQMAETIGVEDFVKYQSILGFGETTGIDLPGEAEGLLFSAEDMKQIDLATSSFGQSFTVTATQMVAGFSSLINGGNYYEPHIVKQIQDENGNIIENKDPVLLKKTISEETSKTLREYMRKTMTEGTGKNAQVEEYDIGAKTGTAQKIPRTSGKHLLSYMGFAPVDNPEVLVYVIIDEPNVENQANSSYVTDLARNIMTEAFPYLNITKATESTEE; encoded by the coding sequence ATGATGTCAAAGAAAAAACGAGGAGTGCGATATACGAGACAGAAGTTTCCCAAAAAGATGCAAAAAAAGCTAGTAATGTTGTTTGGGGCAATCATACTAGCTTTTGTTTTCTTAATTGGAAGAATTACGTATATCAATGCAGCAAATGGCGAAAAATATACAAAAATTGTATTGGAACAGCAACAGTATGACAGTAGAGTGATTCCGTTTAAAAGAGGGGATATTTTGGATCGAAACGGAACGAAAATCGCAACGAGTGAACGTGTTTACAATGTGATTTTGGATGCAAAGGTCATGCTGGCATCTGAGGATGAGAAGAAAAAGAACAAAACGATCAGTCAGACGAAGAAGGCGCTTGAAGAGTGCTTTGGCATAACGGAAGAAGCGGTCGACAAAGTAATTGAGGAAAATCCGGACGGGCGTTACAACATTATGCTCAAAGGCGCCACATATGCACAGGCACAGGCGTTTGAAGCGATGGAAGAAAATGAAGATGACAAAGAAGAGTATGCATATATTTCGGGAGTGTGGCTGGAAGAGGATTATGTGAGAACGTATCCGTACAACACGCTTGCATCGGATGTAATCGGCTTTACCGTGTCCGGAAATGTTGGGAACGGGGGGCTGGAAGCATCTTATAACAGTATTTTGAATGGGACAGATGGAAGGGAATATGGATATCTGGATTCGGATTCTTCACTGGAGCGCACCGTGAAATCTGCAATCAATGGCAACACAATTGTGTCTACAATTGATGTCACACTGCAAAGCATTGTGGAGAAACATATCAAAGCGTTCAACGATGAACATAAAGGTGGGGAAGATGAGAATGCACAAGGCAGTCTGAATACAGCTGTTATCATTGCAAACCCGAATACCGGAGAGATTTTGGCTGAGGCATCTTATCCAAATTACGATTTGAATAATCCAAGAGATTTGTCTGCGTACTATACTCAGGAAGAATTGGATGCAATGACAGATGAAGAAAAGCTCGATGCGATGAATTCACTTTGGAAGAATTTCTGTGTAAGTGATGCATTTGAGCCGGGCTCGACGATGAAGCCGTTTACCGTTGCAGCAGGGCTTGAGACCGGAAAGCTTACAGGAAATGAAACCTACAATTGTACAGGTTCATTGATGATTCCGGGATATCCAAGTCCTGTAAAATGTCATAAGTTAAGCGGACACGGCATTCAGACAATAGAAGATGCGATAGCCAATTCCTGCAACGTTGCGCTTATGCAGATGGCAGAGACAATTGGTGTAGAAGACTTTGTAAAATATCAGAGTATTTTGGGTTTTGGAGAGACAACCGGAATCGATCTTCCGGGAGAAGCAGAGGGACTTCTTTTTTCTGCAGAAGATATGAAACAGATTGATCTTGCGACAAGTTCATTCGGACAGAGTTTTACCGTGACAGCAACTCAGATGGTAGCAGGATTTTCGTCTCTGATCAATGGTGGAAATTATTATGAGCCACATATTGTGAAACAAATTCAGGACGAGAATGGAAATATCATTGAAAACAAAGATCCGGTATTGTTAAAAAAGACCATCTCGGAAGAAACCAGCAAGACGCTGAGAGAATATATGAGAAAAACAATGACGGAAGGAACCGGAAAAAATGCACAGGTGGAAGAATATGACATCGGTGCGAAAACCGGAACGGCACAGAAAATTCCGCGAACAAGTGGTAAGCATCTGCTTTCTTATATGGGATTTGCGCCGGTAGATAATCCGGAAGTGCTTGTATATGTCATCATTGATGAGCCAAATGTGGAGAATCAGGCAAACAGCAGTTATGTGACAGATTTGGCGAGAAATATTATGACGGAAGCATTTCCGTATTTGAACATTACGAAAGCAACAGAAAGTACAGAAGAATAA
- a CDS encoding peptidoglycan D,D-transpeptidase FtsI family protein, whose translation MKNKTYNRKKIMVVFVCAMLVLLGLIGRLVYLMIFDAEYYQEKAEALHEREREIKAARGEIIDRNGTVLATNKTVCTISVIHSQIKDKEKVIRVLSEELELEPEIVRKRVEKVSSMERVKTNVDKEIGDRIREYELDGVKVDEDFKRYYPYDELASKVLGFTGGDNQGIIGLEVKYEEYLKGINGMILTTTDARGIELEGIAEDRKEAIPGNTLQISLDYNIQKYAQQAAEKVMEEKAADRVSVLVMNPQNGEILSMVNVPEFNLNDPFSLETTGVSDESVKAEEKQDLLNQMWRNGCINDTYEPGSTFKIITSSACLEEGVVKLDDTFHCPGYRIVEDRKIRCHKVGGHGSETFVQGVQNSCNPVFIDIGLRLGVDKYYDYFKQFGLMDKTGVDLPGEAGTITHKKENVGLVELATMTFGQSFQITPIQMATTVSSLINGGRRVTPHFGVKVINEQEKHEKIFEYKERKNVVSEETSETMRTILESVVSEGSGKNAYIEGYKIGGKTATSQTLPRSAKKYISSFIGFAPADNPQVLAMIVIHDPQGIYYGGTIAAPVVKDIFENILPYLGIEKEGE comes from the coding sequence ATGAAAAATAAGACGTATAACCGTAAAAAGATTATGGTCGTCTTTGTATGTGCGATGCTTGTGTTGCTTGGACTGATTGGGAGACTTGTATATCTGATGATATTTGACGCAGAATATTATCAGGAGAAAGCAGAAGCGCTGCACGAAAGAGAACGAGAAATCAAGGCGGCGAGGGGAGAAATTATTGATCGGAATGGGACAGTGCTTGCAACCAATAAGACGGTGTGTACCATTTCCGTAATCCACAGTCAGATCAAAGACAAAGAAAAGGTAATTCGGGTATTATCAGAGGAATTGGAACTTGAACCGGAAATCGTCCGCAAGCGTGTGGAAAAGGTTTCTTCTATGGAGCGTGTCAAGACGAATGTAGACAAGGAGATAGGTGATCGGATACGGGAATATGAGCTGGACGGAGTGAAGGTGGATGAAGATTTTAAACGCTATTATCCATATGATGAACTTGCCTCAAAGGTGCTTGGATTTACAGGAGGAGATAATCAGGGGATTATCGGTCTTGAAGTGAAATATGAGGAGTATCTAAAGGGGATCAATGGCATGATTTTGACAACAACCGATGCGAGAGGAATTGAGCTGGAGGGAATCGCGGAGGATCGAAAAGAGGCAATTCCGGGAAATACATTGCAGATTAGTCTGGATTATAATATTCAGAAATATGCACAGCAGGCGGCGGAAAAAGTGATGGAAGAAAAGGCGGCAGACCGGGTGTCTGTTCTGGTTATGAATCCGCAAAATGGGGAAATCCTGTCAATGGTGAATGTGCCTGAGTTTAATTTGAATGATCCTTTTTCCTTAGAGACGACAGGGGTATCTGATGAAAGTGTGAAAGCGGAAGAAAAACAGGATCTTCTGAATCAAATGTGGAGAAACGGCTGTATCAATGACACGTATGAACCGGGATCTACATTTAAAATTATTACATCATCTGCGTGTCTGGAAGAAGGGGTAGTGAAGCTTGACGATACGTTTCACTGTCCGGGCTACCGGATTGTAGAGGATCGAAAAATTCGATGTCATAAGGTCGGCGGACATGGGTCTGAGACCTTTGTGCAGGGAGTACAAAATTCTTGCAATCCTGTATTTATCGACATCGGACTTCGTCTTGGGGTAGATAAATACTATGATTATTTTAAGCAGTTTGGGCTGATGGATAAGACGGGAGTAGATCTTCCGGGGGAGGCGGGAACAATTACGCATAAAAAAGAAAATGTCGGGTTGGTGGAACTGGCAACGATGACTTTTGGACAGTCATTTCAGATTACACCGATTCAGATGGCAACCACGGTCAGTTCTCTGATTAACGGTGGCAGGAGAGTGACTCCGCATTTTGGGGTGAAAGTGATTAATGAACAGGAAAAGCATGAGAAAATATTTGAGTATAAGGAACGAAAAAATGTGGTGTCAGAAGAGACGTCGGAGACGATGCGGACGATATTAGAAAGCGTCGTGTCGGAAGGTTCAGGAAAGAATGCTTATATTGAAGGATACAAAATCGGCGGAAAGACAGCTACGTCTCAGACACTTCCGAGAAGTGCAAAGAAATATATT
- the mraZ gene encoding division/cell wall cluster transcriptional repressor MraZ, producing the protein MLTGEFNHSIDAKGRLIIPSKFRDILGEDFVITKGLDGCLFLYPNNEWKIFEEKLRTLPLTNKNARTFTRFFLGSAVDGGLDKQGRVLISSALRTFAGLEKEVVLVGVLDRVEIWDKAKWDENNAVVEEDMDEIASQMEELGLGI; encoded by the coding sequence TTGTTGACAGGAGAATTTAATCACAGTATCGATGCGAAGGGCAGATTAATTATCCCTTCTAAATTTCGTGATATCCTGGGTGAAGACTTTGTCATCACAAAAGGATTGGATGGTTGCCTGTTCCTGTACCCAAATAATGAATGGAAAATCTTTGAAGAAAAGCTAAGAACCTTACCGCTGACAAATAAAAACGCCAGAACTTTCACACGTTTCTTTTTGGGAAGTGCAGTGGATGGCGGCCTTGATAAACAAGGCAGGGTATTAATCTCTTCTGCCCTCAGAACTTTTGCGGGATTGGAAAAGGAAGTCGTTTTAGTAGGAGTGCTAGATCGAGTGGAAATTTGGGATAAAGCAAAATGGGATGAAAATAATGCTGTTGTAGAAGAAGATATGGACGAGATCGCAAGTCAGATGGAGGAGTTAGGACTTGGAATCTAA